In Sphingomonas sp. LT1P40, the DNA window CTCGAATTTCACACTTCTCGGCTCCACCTGAGCGAAATGGCGGGCCACCCATTGTGGGGAGTTTGGCGGGGGTTGGGGCTGACGTCCACCCACTTCCTCCGTCACCCCGGGCTCGACCCGGGGTCCCGCTGCCTTGCCCGGTCGAAGAAGCGGGACCCCGGGTCAAGCCCGGGGTGACGGGAATGGAGGTTGGGGTCGGGTTTTACCGCGCGTAGGCGTCGATCAGGGAGCCTACATAATCCGGGCTGCGGCCCGTCAGCTCGGGGGCGGGGCGGGCGCGCGCCAGTTTGGTGCCGCTGGCCGGGCGGCCATAGATGAAGCCATGGACGGGATAGGTGGTGCTGCCGAGGCCGCGGGTGTCGCGATACCAGACCTTCACTTGCGTCCAGTCGCCGCGCGGGGAGACGTCGTGGAGGGTGACGTCCTGTTCGACTTGCCCGCGCTTGCCGTCGAAGCGCGACCAATTGGCGTGGGTGACCATGACCACGCGCGGTTCGATCACGCGGCTGACGACCGAGACGTGGCCGAGGGGGAGCGGGCGGGATTTGGCGAAGGCGACGACGGCGCCGACTTCAGGGGTGTCGCCGCGCTGATATTTGCTGCCGGCTTGGCTCCACCAGGTCCAGGCGTCACCCCAGATCTGGATGCCGGAAACCTGGCGCGCAAAGGGCACGCATTCACCAACATAGTTCAGGATCGACGCCGATGTCGGTGCCGCGAGGAGGAATGCGGCACCGAGCATCGTGAGTCCGATCCGGCGGGGGGTCCGGTTCGACTTCATGTTGCCGGGATAGCGGGTCAGGCGCTGAGGAATGGTTTGCGGGTGGGGTTAAGGGGGTGGTGACCATGAATGGGTGAGTGACCTTTCCTCCCCCGCCAGGGGGAGGTGGCGCGAAGCGACGGAGGGGGAGGAAGCACAACGCTCGTTCTGGCATCCTCCCCCTCCGTCAGGCTGCGCCTGACACCTCCCCCTGGCGGGGGAGGATTGTGACGCTTTACACACCCCGCACAGCTTCCTATCGACCCGCCATGACAGGCCCCAGCGAATCCATCCTCATCGTCGATTTCGGTAGCCAGGTGACTCAGCTGATCGCGCGGCGCGTGCGGGAGGCGGGGGTCTATAGCGAGATCGCGCCGTTCACGACCGCCGCCGAAGCGTTTGAGCGAATGAAGCCGGGTGGAGTGATCCTGTCGGGGTCGCCGGCATCGGTGCTGGACGACGAATCGCCGCGCGTGCCGGACGTGATCCTGGAGAGCGGGCTGCCACTGTTGGGCATTTGCTATGGGCAGCAAGTGCTGATGCAGCAGTTGGGCGGGGCGGTGAGCAGCGGCGATGGTGGCGAGTTTGGCCGGGCGTTCATCGAGATCGGCGATGATTGCGCGCTGTTCAACGGCATGTGGGCCGAGGGCGAAACGCATCAGGTGTGGATGAGCCATGGCGACAAGGTGACGGCGCTGGCCCCCGGCTTCCGCCCGGTCGCGGCGAGCGCGGGCGCGCCGTACGCCGTGATCGCCGACGACGAGCGGCGCTACTACGCGATGCAGTTCCACCCCGAGGTGGTGCACACCCCCGATGGCGGCAAGCTGCTGGCGAATTTCGTGCGGCATGTCTGTGGCCTCAAGGGCGACTGGACGATGGCGGAGTTCCGCCAGGCGAAGATCGACGAAATCCGCAAGCAGGTGGGTTCGGGTCGCGTGATCTGCGGGTTGTCCGGTGGCGTCGATTCGGCGGTGGCGGCAGTGCTGATCCATGAGGCGATTGGCGAGCAGCTGACCTGCGTGTATGTCGATCACGGGCTGATGCGCGCGGGCGAGAGCGAGCAGGTCGTGTCGCTGTTCCGCGGGCATTACAACATCCCGCTGATCCATGTGAACGCGGAGACGCTGTTCCTGAACGGGCTCGCCGGAGTCACCGATCCCGAGGCGAAGCGGAAGTTCATCGGCAAGACGTTTATCGAGGTGTTCGAGGACGAGGCGAAGAAGATCGGCGGGGCGGATTTCCTGGCGCAGGGGACGCTGTACCCGGATGTGATCGAGAGCGTGTCGTTCACCGGTGGCCCTTCGGTAACGATCAAGAGCCACCATAATGTCGGCGGGCTTCCCGAGCGCATGAACATGAAGCTGGTCGAGCCGCTGCGCGAATTGTTCAAGGACGAGGTGCGTGCGCTAGGGCGCGAATTGGGGCTGCCGGAGATTTTCGTGGGGCGGCATCCGTTCCCCGGACCCGGCCTCGCGATCCGCATTCCGGGCGAAGTGACCAAGGAACGCTGTGACATTCTGCGCAAGGCGGATGCGGTGTATCTGGAGGAAATCCGCAACGCCGGATTGTACGACGCGATCTGGCAGGCGTTCGCGGTGCTGTTGCCGGTCAAGACGGTCGGCGTGATGGGCGACGGGCGGACCTATGAGAGCGTGTGCGGGCTGCGTGCGGTGACATCGACCGATGGGATGACGGCGGATGTCTATCCGTTCGACGCGAGCTTCCTGACCCGCGTGGCGACGCGGATCGTCAACGAGGTGAAGGGGGTCAATCGGGTGGT includes these proteins:
- the guaA gene encoding glutamine-hydrolyzing GMP synthase: MTGPSESILIVDFGSQVTQLIARRVREAGVYSEIAPFTTAAEAFERMKPGGVILSGSPASVLDDESPRVPDVILESGLPLLGICYGQQVLMQQLGGAVSSGDGGEFGRAFIEIGDDCALFNGMWAEGETHQVWMSHGDKVTALAPGFRPVAASAGAPYAVIADDERRYYAMQFHPEVVHTPDGGKLLANFVRHVCGLKGDWTMAEFRQAKIDEIRKQVGSGRVICGLSGGVDSAVAAVLIHEAIGEQLTCVYVDHGLMRAGESEQVVSLFRGHYNIPLIHVNAETLFLNGLAGVTDPEAKRKFIGKTFIEVFEDEAKKIGGADFLAQGTLYPDVIESVSFTGGPSVTIKSHHNVGGLPERMNMKLVEPLRELFKDEVRALGRELGLPEIFVGRHPFPGPGLAIRIPGEVTKERCDILRKADAVYLEEIRNAGLYDAIWQAFAVLLPVKTVGVMGDGRTYESVCGLRAVTSTDGMTADVYPFDASFLTRVATRIVNEVKGVNRVVYDYTSKPPGTIEWE
- a CDS encoding CHAP domain-containing protein; amino-acid sequence: MKSNRTPRRIGLTMLGAAFLLAAPTSASILNYVGECVPFARQVSGIQIWGDAWTWWSQAGSKYQRGDTPEVGAVVAFAKSRPLPLGHVSVVSRVIEPRVVMVTHANWSRFDGKRGQVEQDVTLHDVSPRGDWTQVKVWYRDTRGLGSTTYPVHGFIYGRPASGTKLARARPAPELTGRSPDYVGSLIDAYAR